One window of Arthrobacter oryzae genomic DNA carries:
- a CDS encoding PucR family transcriptional regulator, producing MAPEAAAERLGFVTLEQFLQTLPPELKILHDGGNGASMLRWVEPSELEDPTPYLLDGEFILTAGLPFLGDGGSPGKMDAYVQRLVGAGVGALGFGLEPYFDAVPETLVAACRRHNLTLVEFPRTVPFAAIGLAFSQLLESDNARVFRQLADTNRQLMRAVLSARPEHELLAALAQRVPVWALLVGADGRIRARSSAAGSAAPPGAVELSALQPLLKRLLAGSGPRVEMESLEEPGSSLVFGHPLRSTRDANLGALVLGSGGPLTPAQNSVVSSVVGLLELLVRQRTSGSLAPSQLATALLLHPESATSGGTKHVNGLRDLLAQSISSTRSAPLRVVQGVKAEPGGPGDSPVRELLQWRRMFDTKLVELTDYGFTAITRLKVDDALLAETEALGWRLVVGDATEFQELASAYRRVTSLRARVEATGRSARVDEVTWSVAGLLGREAGTMLAARLLEPVLSQEDPERRNAQLAVLRTWLGENGSWDATAKALGLHRNSVRRQVNALAELLDTDLNLAQVRAELWFALQYVDDSQSR from the coding sequence TTGGCGCCTGAGGCCGCTGCCGAACGGCTCGGCTTCGTCACGCTGGAACAGTTCCTGCAGACGCTGCCGCCGGAGCTGAAAATACTGCACGACGGCGGCAACGGTGCCAGCATGCTGCGCTGGGTGGAGCCGAGCGAATTGGAGGACCCCACGCCCTACCTGCTGGACGGCGAGTTCATCCTCACCGCCGGGCTGCCGTTCCTCGGCGACGGCGGCAGCCCGGGAAAGATGGACGCGTACGTGCAGCGGCTGGTCGGCGCCGGCGTGGGGGCCCTGGGGTTCGGACTGGAACCGTACTTCGATGCTGTTCCCGAGACACTGGTCGCAGCCTGCCGGCGCCACAACCTGACGCTGGTGGAGTTCCCCAGGACTGTCCCGTTCGCGGCGATCGGGCTGGCTTTTTCGCAGCTGCTGGAATCGGACAACGCCAGGGTGTTCCGGCAATTGGCGGACACCAACCGGCAGCTGATGCGGGCGGTCCTTTCAGCCAGGCCGGAACACGAACTCCTTGCGGCGCTGGCGCAGCGGGTTCCGGTCTGGGCTCTGCTCGTCGGAGCCGACGGCCGGATCCGCGCCCGGTCATCGGCCGCCGGAAGCGCGGCCCCGCCCGGCGCCGTCGAACTTTCCGCCCTGCAGCCGCTGCTGAAACGGCTGCTGGCGGGCAGCGGCCCCCGGGTGGAAATGGAGTCCCTCGAGGAGCCGGGGTCGTCCCTGGTGTTCGGCCATCCCCTCCGCAGCACCCGGGATGCCAACCTCGGCGCGCTGGTCCTGGGATCCGGCGGGCCCCTCACGCCGGCGCAGAACAGCGTGGTGTCCTCCGTGGTGGGGCTCCTGGAACTGCTGGTGCGGCAGCGGACCAGCGGCTCGCTGGCGCCGAGCCAGCTGGCGACGGCGCTCCTGCTGCACCCGGAGAGCGCCACCTCGGGCGGCACGAAGCACGTCAACGGGCTCAGGGACCTCCTGGCACAGAGCATTTCCTCCACGCGCTCGGCCCCGCTGCGGGTGGTCCAGGGCGTGAAGGCGGAGCCCGGCGGGCCCGGCGACAGTCCCGTCCGGGAACTGCTGCAGTGGCGCCGGATGTTCGACACCAAACTGGTGGAGCTCACCGACTACGGCTTCACCGCCATTACCCGTCTGAAGGTGGACGATGCCCTGCTCGCCGAGACGGAAGCGCTGGGCTGGCGGCTGGTGGTCGGGGATGCCACGGAGTTCCAGGAACTGGCATCCGCCTACCGGCGGGTGACGTCACTGCGGGCACGGGTAGAGGCAACCGGCCGGAGCGCCCGGGTGGACGAGGTAACCTGGTCCGTGGCCGGGCTGCTCGGCCGCGAAGCCGGAACCATGCTGGCGGCCCGGCTCCTGGAACCGGTGCTCAGCCAGGAGGATCCCGAGCGGCGGAACGCCCAGCTGGCGGTGCTGCGGACCTGGCTGGGTGAGAACGGGAGCTGGGATGCCACTGCCAAGGCCCTGGGCCTGCACCGCAACAGTGTCCGTCGCCAGGTCAACGCCCTTGCTGAGCTGCTGGACACCGACCTCAACCTGGCCCAGGTACGCGCGGAGCTCTGGTTTGCCCTTCAGTACGTGGACGACTCCCAGTCGCGGTAG
- a CDS encoding class I SAM-dependent methyltransferase has product MGGEHSGEDRLAAFYNQRAVLHPVHPLTPQRVLQRERFIARLKAEGRHAVLEIGTGPGLDGLKFVQAGINYTGVDLSEEHVRLATAKGLNVSVASVRNLPFADGVFPAVWTMSTLLHIPNSDIDDVVRELVRVAAPGAPIAVGLWSGDDVEVLNPEDVIQPPRFFSRRSDAALRRIFGRHGDVEELLTWPEGTGAESGPGAGHWTQHYQFLVLRTPSF; this is encoded by the coding sequence ATGGGCGGCGAGCACAGCGGCGAGGACCGGCTGGCCGCGTTCTACAACCAGCGCGCCGTCCTCCACCCCGTTCATCCGCTCACCCCGCAGCGTGTGCTGCAGCGTGAGCGGTTCATTGCCCGGCTGAAGGCCGAAGGCAGGCATGCGGTGCTGGAGATCGGCACGGGCCCGGGGCTTGACGGGCTGAAGTTCGTCCAGGCAGGCATCAACTACACCGGTGTGGACCTCTCCGAGGAGCACGTGCGCCTGGCCACGGCCAAGGGGCTGAACGTCTCAGTTGCCAGTGTGCGGAACCTGCCGTTCGCCGACGGCGTCTTCCCGGCGGTGTGGACCATGAGCACCCTGCTGCATATCCCCAACAGCGACATCGACGACGTCGTCCGTGAACTCGTGCGCGTGGCCGCGCCCGGCGCGCCGATCGCCGTCGGGCTCTGGTCCGGGGACGATGTGGAAGTGCTCAACCCCGAAGACGTGATCCAGCCGCCGCGCTTCTTCAGCCGGCGCAGCGATGCGGCGCTCCGGCGGATCTTCGGCAGGCATGGCGATGTTGAGGAACTGTTGACGTGGCCGGAAGGAACGGGCGCGGAGTCCGGACCGGGTGCGGGCCACTGGACGCAGCATTACCAGTTCCTGGTCCTCCGCACTCCCTCCTTCTAA
- the alr gene encoding alanine racemase, giving the protein MRLNAHSKGPRNAALTGQVSVDLSAISDNIRTLRERSAAPHFMAVVKGNAYGHGLVDVARTALSAGADWLGTAQLHEAIALRRAGITAPVLSWLYLAAASSGTIREALEYDVDVSLGSVAQLDVVAGIARRLGRPAVVHLELDTGLSRGGARAEDWAELVAAARAAERDGTLLVRGVWTHLAWADVPAHPANVAAVGAFEEAVRAARAAGLDPALRHVSSSANILDRPEFAFDMVRAGLAFYGLAPADHLAPADFGLRPALTVTAPVVLVKKVPAGTGVSYEHQAITHEPRYLGLIPLGYADGIPKGISGRSLILLGGRRVAVIGKVCMDQFMVDLGPDSSGVAVGDTAVLFGDPSTGAASADDWGAAIGSHGDEIINRIAPRLPRAYECPDYQEAGGPVGA; this is encoded by the coding sequence ATGAGACTTAATGCACACAGTAAGGGCCCGCGGAATGCGGCGCTCACCGGGCAGGTCAGCGTTGACCTCTCGGCCATTTCAGACAACATCCGCACGCTCCGTGAGCGCTCAGCGGCTCCCCATTTCATGGCCGTGGTGAAGGGCAATGCCTACGGCCACGGGCTCGTGGACGTCGCCCGGACGGCCCTGTCCGCGGGCGCGGACTGGCTGGGGACGGCACAGCTTCACGAGGCGATCGCGCTGCGCCGGGCAGGCATCACCGCCCCGGTGCTGTCGTGGCTTTACCTCGCGGCCGCCTCCAGCGGGACCATCCGGGAAGCGCTGGAGTACGACGTCGATGTCTCGCTTGGCAGCGTCGCCCAGCTGGACGTCGTGGCTGGCATCGCCCGCCGGCTGGGCCGCCCCGCCGTGGTCCACCTTGAACTGGACACGGGGCTGAGCCGCGGCGGAGCGCGGGCGGAGGACTGGGCGGAGCTGGTGGCCGCGGCCCGGGCGGCAGAGCGTGACGGCACGCTCCTGGTCCGGGGCGTCTGGACGCATCTGGCCTGGGCCGACGTTCCCGCGCATCCTGCCAATGTGGCGGCTGTGGGTGCTTTCGAAGAGGCCGTCCGCGCGGCCCGGGCGGCCGGCCTCGACCCCGCCCTCCGGCACGTTTCGAGTTCCGCCAACATCCTGGACCGGCCCGAGTTCGCGTTCGACATGGTGCGGGCCGGCCTGGCTTTCTACGGGCTGGCCCCCGCGGACCACCTTGCCCCGGCCGACTTCGGCCTGCGCCCCGCGCTCACCGTTACCGCGCCCGTGGTGCTGGTCAAGAAAGTCCCGGCAGGAACCGGCGTCAGCTACGAGCACCAGGCCATCACGCACGAGCCGAGGTACCTTGGGCTGATCCCGCTGGGCTACGCGGACGGCATCCCCAAAGGCATCTCGGGCCGCAGCCTGATCCTCCTCGGGGGCCGCCGGGTTGCGGTGATCGGCAAGGTCTGTATGGACCAGTTCATGGTGGACCTGGGCCCGGATTCCAGCGGTGTGGCCGTTGGTGACACAGCCGTGCTATTTGGTGACCCGAGCACCGGAGCGGCGAGCGCCGATGACTGGGGCGCGGCAATCGGCAGCCACGGCGACGAGATCATCAACCGGATCGCCCCGCGCCTGCCGCGGGCCTACGAGTGCCCGGATTACCAGGAGGCCGGTGGTCCCGTTGGCGCCTGA
- a CDS encoding flavin monoamine oxidase family protein yields the protein MTIATELPANDPAAAPGLQPAPTRGAAADAPITMLNPDFPFSYDHYLAHPDGLGSVPPELYGTEVAVVGAGLSGLVTAYELMKLGLRPVLYEADQIGGRLRTASFPSAPGVVADLGGMRFPVSGKAFYHYVDLLGLQTQEFPNPLAPATSSTVIELAGQKHYASTPADLPPFFREVADAWKAAVNDGAKFSEMQDAIRARDTARIKEIWNELLPLMDEQTFYGFIAASESFKKAGFAHREAFGQVGFGTGGWDTDFPNSILEILRVVYTDADDQHRLIAGGAQRLPEALWQHTPSGMAHWPEGTSLASLHSGSPRGAVDRISRDANGDLRLRERWGREASYPAVVTTCQSWLLSTRIHTEEALFPAELWTAIERSHYMQSSKTFVMVDRPFWKDTDPATGRDVLSMTLTDRLNRATYLLDDGPDKPAVILLSYTWNDDALKWLALDADQRVELMLHSLEQIYPGVDIASHIIGQPITVSWEADPNFMGAFKANLPGHYRYQQRLFTHFKQDKLPESQRGIFLAGDDVSFTAGWAEGAVTTGLNAVWGVVNHLGGRSAAGNPGPGELLDSLGPISLD from the coding sequence ATGACCATCGCCACCGAACTGCCGGCCAACGACCCCGCTGCGGCCCCCGGCCTCCAGCCCGCCCCAACGCGGGGCGCGGCAGCCGATGCCCCCATCACCATGCTGAACCCGGACTTCCCTTTCAGCTATGATCACTACTTGGCCCACCCGGACGGGCTCGGCTCCGTCCCGCCCGAGCTGTACGGGACCGAAGTGGCAGTGGTCGGCGCAGGCCTGTCCGGACTGGTCACGGCCTACGAACTGATGAAACTGGGCCTCCGCCCTGTCCTTTATGAAGCCGACCAGATCGGCGGCCGGCTGCGGACCGCCAGCTTCCCGTCGGCCCCGGGCGTGGTGGCGGACCTTGGCGGCATGCGGTTCCCCGTGTCCGGCAAGGCGTTCTACCACTACGTGGACCTGCTGGGCCTGCAGACCCAGGAGTTCCCCAACCCGCTGGCACCGGCCACCTCCAGCACCGTGATTGAGCTGGCCGGCCAGAAGCACTACGCCAGCACGCCGGCGGACCTGCCGCCGTTCTTCCGCGAGGTGGCGGATGCGTGGAAGGCCGCCGTGAACGACGGCGCCAAATTCAGCGAGATGCAGGACGCCATCCGGGCGCGGGACACGGCCCGGATCAAGGAGATCTGGAACGAACTCCTGCCGCTGATGGACGAACAGACGTTCTACGGCTTCATCGCGGCCAGCGAGTCCTTCAAGAAGGCGGGCTTTGCGCACCGTGAAGCATTCGGGCAGGTGGGGTTCGGCACCGGCGGCTGGGATACCGACTTCCCCAACTCCATCCTCGAAATCCTGCGCGTCGTCTATACCGATGCCGACGACCAGCACCGCCTCATTGCCGGGGGAGCGCAGCGGCTCCCCGAGGCGCTGTGGCAGCACACCCCGTCGGGCATGGCCCACTGGCCGGAAGGGACATCGCTGGCGTCGCTGCATTCCGGCTCCCCGCGCGGCGCCGTGGACCGCATCAGCCGGGACGCCAACGGCGACCTTCGCCTCCGCGAACGCTGGGGCCGGGAAGCGAGCTATCCCGCCGTCGTCACCACGTGCCAGTCCTGGCTGCTGTCCACCCGGATCCACACCGAGGAAGCGTTGTTCCCGGCGGAGCTGTGGACGGCGATTGAGCGCTCGCACTACATGCAGTCGTCCAAGACCTTCGTCATGGTGGACCGCCCGTTCTGGAAGGACACTGATCCGGCAACGGGCCGCGATGTCCTGTCCATGACGCTGACCGACCGGCTGAACCGTGCCACCTACCTGCTGGACGACGGGCCGGACAAGCCCGCGGTGATTCTGCTCTCCTACACGTGGAACGACGACGCCCTGAAGTGGCTGGCGCTCGACGCTGACCAGCGGGTGGAGCTCATGCTGCACTCCCTGGAGCAGATCTACCCGGGGGTGGACATCGCCAGCCACATCATCGGCCAGCCCATCACCGTCAGCTGGGAGGCGGACCCCAACTTCATGGGTGCCTTCAAGGCGAACCTGCCCGGCCACTACCGTTACCAGCAGCGGCTGTTCACGCATTTCAAGCAGGACAAACTGCCCGAATCCCAGCGCGGCATCTTCCTGGCCGGCGACGACGTTTCGTTCACTGCCGGCTGGGCCGAAGGTGCGGTCACCACCGGCCTCAACGCGGTGTGGGGCGTGGTGAACCACCTCGGCGGCCGGTCAGCGGCAGGGAATCCGGGGCCGGGCGAACTGCTGGACTCGCTGGGGCCGATCAGCCTGGACTGA
- a CDS encoding gamma carbonic anhydrase family protein: MAPLYPFAGTSPDVHPSVFVAPSASVIGNATLAEDASAFYGVSVRADTAAITVGAGSNLQDNVVLHADPGFPCSVGARVSVGHSAVVHGCTVEDDCLIGMSATILNGAVIGAGSLVAAGAVVLEGTVVPPRSLVAGVPAKVRRELTDEEFDGVQRNAAHYRELAQAHRQMHAG, translated from the coding sequence ATGGCTCCTCTTTATCCTTTTGCCGGCACCAGCCCGGACGTCCACCCTTCAGTCTTCGTCGCCCCCAGCGCCTCCGTGATCGGCAACGCCACCCTCGCCGAGGACGCCAGCGCCTTTTACGGCGTCTCGGTGCGGGCCGACACGGCCGCCATCACCGTGGGAGCGGGCAGCAACCTGCAGGACAACGTGGTGCTGCACGCGGACCCGGGCTTCCCCTGCAGCGTCGGGGCGCGTGTCAGTGTGGGGCACAGCGCCGTCGTGCACGGCTGCACGGTTGAGGACGACTGCCTCATCGGCATGAGCGCCACCATCTTGAACGGTGCGGTGATCGGCGCCGGCTCGCTGGTGGCAGCCGGCGCCGTCGTCCTCGAAGGCACGGTGGTCCCGCCGCGGTCCCTGGTGGCCGGTGTCCCGGCCAAAGTCCGCCGCGAACTCACCGATGAAGAGTTCGACGGCGTGCAGCGCAACGCCGCGCACTACCGCGAACTCGCCCAGGCGCACCGGCAAATGCACGCCGGCTAA
- a CDS encoding amino acid permease, with the protein MTVPTLTGRPPAAARRPGLAAQLLRRKPIGQMVSEAETGHGGTRLVRSFGVLQLTMISVGATLGTGILVILGESVPLAGPAIWISFAIAGLAALLSAVSYAEMAGLVPVAGSSYSYTYATMGEGMAWICGWCLVLEYAVSVAAVAVGAGQYVNETLAVFGQVLPDSVSQPPGDGGIMNIPAMVIVVLATILLVRGARESAWINTAIVVIKVGILIFFCAVAFTAFNAGNFEPLLPMGAAGVSAAASTVFFSYIGFDAASTAGEEARNPKRDLPRAIMLSMVIVTTIYVLVAVAAIGARPWGWFDGTEAALVKILEETTGQPWIALVFAVGAVLAIASIVLTVLYGQTRILLSMARDGLIPRIFGRVSSRTGTPVAGTVIVGVLVALTAGLVPLGDLADATSIGTLFAFALVNVAVIYLRRNRPELRRTFRVPLFPLTPILGALMCAYLMANLGADTWAVFGIWMLVGLAAYFGYGRKHSKVAALGHEEYRELTGRETSAMSTTEPTKADLS; encoded by the coding sequence ATGACTGTGCCTACACTCACCGGCCGGCCGCCGGCTGCTGCCCGCCGTCCGGGCCTGGCTGCGCAACTGCTGCGCCGCAAGCCGATCGGCCAGATGGTCAGCGAGGCCGAAACCGGCCATGGCGGCACCAGGCTGGTCCGCAGTTTCGGAGTCCTGCAGCTGACCATGATCAGCGTGGGCGCCACGCTGGGAACCGGCATTCTGGTGATCCTTGGCGAGTCTGTGCCGCTGGCCGGTCCCGCCATCTGGATTTCGTTCGCCATCGCCGGTCTGGCCGCCCTGCTCTCCGCCGTCTCCTACGCCGAAATGGCAGGCCTGGTCCCGGTGGCCGGCTCCAGCTACTCCTACACCTACGCCACCATGGGCGAGGGCATGGCGTGGATCTGCGGCTGGTGCCTGGTACTCGAGTACGCAGTGTCGGTGGCCGCCGTGGCCGTTGGTGCGGGCCAGTACGTCAACGAGACCCTGGCGGTCTTCGGGCAGGTCCTTCCGGACTCCGTGTCCCAGCCGCCCGGCGACGGTGGCATCATGAACATCCCGGCCATGGTCATCGTGGTCCTCGCCACGATTCTGCTGGTCCGCGGCGCCAGGGAAAGCGCCTGGATCAACACCGCGATCGTGGTGATCAAGGTGGGCATCCTCATCTTCTTCTGCGCCGTGGCCTTCACGGCCTTCAATGCCGGCAACTTCGAACCGCTCCTTCCGATGGGCGCCGCCGGCGTCTCGGCCGCTGCGTCGACGGTCTTCTTCTCCTACATCGGCTTCGACGCCGCCTCCACCGCCGGCGAGGAAGCGCGCAATCCCAAGCGGGACCTGCCGCGCGCCATCATGCTCTCCATGGTCATCGTCACCACCATCTACGTCCTGGTGGCTGTGGCCGCCATCGGCGCCCGCCCCTGGGGCTGGTTCGACGGCACTGAGGCCGCGCTCGTGAAAATCCTCGAAGAAACCACCGGCCAGCCGTGGATTGCACTGGTCTTCGCCGTCGGCGCCGTGCTTGCCATCGCCAGCATCGTGCTGACCGTCCTCTACGGGCAGACCCGCATCCTTCTCTCCATGGCCCGCGACGGCCTCATCCCGCGGATTTTCGGCCGCGTCTCCTCCCGCACCGGCACCCCGGTTGCCGGGACCGTGATCGTGGGCGTCCTCGTGGCCCTCACCGCCGGCCTGGTACCGCTCGGGGACCTGGCGGATGCCACCAGCATCGGCACCCTGTTCGCCTTTGCCCTGGTCAACGTGGCCGTCATCTACCTGCGCCGCAACCGGCCCGAACTCAGGCGCACCTTCCGGGTGCCGCTGTTCCCGCTCACCCCGATCCTCGGCGCCCTCATGTGCGCCTACCTCATGGCCAACCTCGGCGCTGACACGTGGGCGGTCTTCGGCATCTGGATGCTGGTGGGACTCGCCGCCTACTTCGGCTACGGCCGCAAGCACTCCAAGGTGGCGGCATTGGGCCACGAGGAATACCGTGAACTGACCGGGCGCGAAACTTCAGCAATGTCCACCACCGAACCGACGAAGGCAGACCTTTCATGA
- a CDS encoding ROK family transcriptional regulator, whose translation MPSSPRSTRSRTKNPGSQSALRHLNQQRIIECLLNGPSTQAELARQTGLSTATVSNIVKIMQDAGLASTEPTTSSGRRALNVRLNSNGAVAVGIDFGRRHLRVVLATLSYHIIAEESVLLPLGHHADEGISAAVELLAKLLAESGVERSAIVGAGVGIPGPIDRRTGTVAQGAILPEWVGINILQYLEDTLNFPVFIDNDANLGALAEVTWGPHSGISNLMFMKIGSGIGAGLILNGAPYYGNVGITGEIGHATIHEHGLICRCGNRGCLETIASTTTMIELLGRGEEKPLSAEDIVRKALERDSATLRVIDDAGLAVGRALGNVANLINPEVIVVGGPLAGLGDLLLDPIRRGLVRHAVPVIGETTTLTMSSLGDRAEALGAAALVFQHAGIRRS comes from the coding sequence ATGCCCTCATCACCGCGCTCAACGAGGAGCCGAACCAAAAATCCTGGTTCACAGTCCGCTTTGAGGCACCTGAACCAGCAACGGATCATCGAATGCCTCCTGAACGGCCCGTCAACCCAGGCTGAACTCGCCCGGCAGACCGGCCTTTCCACGGCCACGGTCTCCAACATCGTCAAAATCATGCAGGACGCCGGGCTGGCGTCCACGGAACCGACCACCAGTTCCGGCCGTCGGGCACTGAACGTCCGGCTCAACAGCAACGGGGCCGTGGCCGTTGGGATCGACTTCGGCCGCCGCCACCTCCGTGTGGTCCTCGCGACGCTGAGCTACCACATCATCGCTGAGGAATCAGTACTGCTGCCTCTCGGCCACCACGCGGACGAAGGCATTAGCGCCGCCGTCGAGCTCCTGGCCAAACTGCTGGCGGAAAGCGGTGTGGAACGCAGCGCGATCGTCGGCGCCGGCGTCGGAATCCCGGGCCCCATCGACCGCCGGACGGGCACCGTGGCGCAGGGGGCGATCCTGCCCGAGTGGGTGGGAATCAACATCCTTCAGTACCTCGAAGACACCCTGAATTTCCCCGTCTTTATTGACAACGACGCCAATCTTGGCGCCCTGGCCGAGGTGACGTGGGGTCCCCACAGCGGCATCAGCAACCTGATGTTCATGAAGATCGGCTCGGGCATCGGCGCCGGACTGATCCTCAACGGCGCCCCGTACTATGGCAACGTGGGGATCACCGGCGAAATAGGCCACGCCACCATTCATGAACACGGCCTGATCTGCCGCTGCGGGAACCGGGGGTGCCTGGAAACCATCGCCTCCACCACCACCATGATCGAGCTCCTCGGCCGGGGCGAGGAGAAGCCGCTCAGCGCGGAGGACATCGTCCGCAAAGCGCTGGAGCGGGACTCCGCCACCCTGCGTGTCATCGACGACGCCGGCCTGGCCGTGGGCCGGGCACTGGGCAACGTGGCCAACCTCATCAACCCCGAAGTCATTGTGGTGGGCGGTCCGCTGGCCGGGCTCGGAGACCTCCTCCTGGATCCCATCCGGCGGGGCCTGGTGCGCCACGCCGTGCCCGTCATCGGGGAAACCACAACCCTCACCATGTCCTCCCTCGGGGACCGGGCGGAGGCGCTGGGGGCGGCCGCTTTGGTGTTCCAGCATGCGGGAATCCGCCGCTCCTGA
- the purU gene encoding formyltetrahydrofolate deformylase: MTEDQLTSAYVLTLSCPDRPGIVHAVAGALLVAGCNITDSQQYGSQDTGTFFMRVEATTTIPQADVHAALEPVAEAFGMQWSLDPVGRRIRTLLMASKSAHCLNDLLFLQRSGTLPIEIPAIVSNHEDLAGLAEFYGIPFHYIPVTPDTKVQAEDELRKIIAEEDIELTVLARYMQILSNELCTELTGKAINIHHSFLPSFKGAKPYHQAHARGVKLIGATAHYVTAALDEGPIIEQEVIRVDHRRTAEQFVQMGRDVEGRTLAQAVQWHAEHRVLLDGNRTVVFN, encoded by the coding sequence GTGACTGAAGACCAGCTGACCTCCGCCTACGTACTGACCCTCTCCTGCCCGGACCGGCCCGGCATCGTCCATGCCGTAGCGGGAGCGCTGCTCGTCGCCGGCTGCAACATTACGGACTCGCAGCAGTACGGAAGCCAGGACACCGGCACGTTCTTCATGCGAGTTGAGGCCACCACCACCATTCCTCAGGCAGACGTCCATGCTGCACTGGAGCCTGTGGCGGAAGCTTTCGGCATGCAGTGGAGCCTGGACCCCGTGGGCCGTAGGATCCGTACCCTGCTGATGGCAAGCAAGTCCGCCCACTGCCTCAACGACCTCCTGTTCCTGCAGCGCTCCGGCACGCTGCCCATCGAGATCCCCGCCATCGTGTCCAACCACGAGGACCTGGCCGGACTTGCGGAGTTCTACGGCATCCCGTTCCACTACATCCCGGTCACCCCGGACACCAAGGTCCAGGCGGAGGACGAACTGCGCAAGATCATCGCCGAGGAAGACATTGAGCTGACTGTCCTGGCCCGTTACATGCAGATTCTTTCCAACGAACTGTGCACCGAGCTCACCGGTAAGGCCATCAACATCCACCACTCGTTCCTGCCGTCCTTTAAGGGTGCGAAGCCGTACCACCAGGCGCACGCCAGGGGCGTGAAGCTGATCGGCGCCACCGCCCACTACGTCACCGCTGCCTTGGACGAGGGGCCCATCATCGAGCAGGAAGTCATCCGCGTGGACCACCGCCGCACGGCCGAGCAGTTCGTGCAGATGGGCCGTGACGTGGAGGGCCGCACCCTCGCCCAGGCCGTCCAGTGGCACGCCGAGCACCGCGTGCTGCTGGATGGCAACCGCACAGTCGTCTTCAACTAG
- a CDS encoding nitrilase-related carbon-nitrogen hydrolase gives MVLLALLQANAAVLDVEANCGTVDDAARTAAAAGARVLLTPELFPVGYAPRRVRAELDPGTLPSIRRTLAGIARRNGIALVYSLPAVRPDGRWQITSTLVDHQGAELMNYAKVHLFGAEERGAFSPAAEPPAVVDFLGIKTSMVICYDVEFPEAVRAAAVRGAELLLVPTALSRGFDSVPRVLLRARALESQLTVAYANHAGEEDGVEFLGLSVIAGPDGALLAAAGAEPELLYADVSAASARDARAEVPYLRERRPDLYRDWESSTY, from the coding sequence ATGGTGCTGCTGGCACTCCTGCAGGCGAACGCTGCAGTCCTTGATGTGGAAGCAAACTGCGGGACGGTCGACGACGCTGCGCGGACCGCCGCCGCGGCCGGAGCCCGGGTCCTGCTGACCCCGGAATTGTTCCCGGTGGGATATGCGCCGCGCCGGGTCCGGGCCGAACTGGATCCCGGGACGCTCCCGTCCATCCGCCGGACGCTGGCCGGCATCGCCCGGAGGAACGGCATTGCCCTGGTCTACAGCCTGCCCGCCGTTCGCCCGGACGGGCGGTGGCAGATCACTTCCACCCTGGTGGACCATCAGGGCGCGGAGCTGATGAACTACGCCAAAGTGCACCTGTTCGGTGCGGAGGAACGAGGGGCGTTCAGCCCGGCGGCGGAACCTCCCGCCGTCGTCGACTTCCTGGGGATCAAGACGTCCATGGTGATCTGTTACGACGTCGAGTTCCCCGAAGCGGTGCGGGCCGCCGCCGTCCGCGGTGCCGAACTCCTGCTGGTTCCCACCGCCCTGTCCCGGGGCTTCGATTCCGTGCCCCGGGTCCTGCTGCGCGCCCGGGCGCTGGAAAGCCAGCTGACCGTGGCCTATGCCAACCATGCGGGGGAGGAGGACGGCGTGGAATTCCTGGGCCTCAGCGTCATTGCAGGTCCCGACGGCGCCCTGCTGGCCGCTGCCGGAGCGGAGCCGGAACTGCTGTACGCCGACGTCTCCGCGGCGAGTGCCCGCGACGCGCGCGCGGAAGTGCCATACCTTCGGGAGCGCCGGCCGGACCTCTACCGCGACTGGGAGTCGTCCACGTACTGA